Proteins encoded within one genomic window of Triticum aestivum cultivar Chinese Spring chromosome 2D, IWGSC CS RefSeq v2.1, whole genome shotgun sequence:
- the LOC123053052 gene encoding tRNA (adenine(58)-N(1))-methyltransferase catalytic subunit trmt61a: protein MMVPLDPCNKPTSQRRITEGDTVVVYERHDSMRAVTVSAAGVLQNRFGVFRHADWLGRHFGSKVFSSGGVGGKGGRKAGGGFVHLLAPTPELWTLVLSHRTQILYIADISLVVAYLELVPGCVLLESGTGSGSLTTSLARAVAPHGRVYTFDFHDQRADSAREDFEKNGLSSLITVAVRDIQGEGFPDEYSGAADAVFLDLPQPWLAIPSAGTMLRQDGVLCSFSPCIEQVQRACETMRSCFTDIRTFEILLRTYEVHEGALKSATANEASSEGSSLPGKKRKIRSAGEALDSSQTSSVIARPCSTARGHTGYLTFARKSVHGSQTGAAEVCPTS from the exons ATGATGGTTCCACTCGATCCATGCAACAAGCCCACTTCGCAGCGCCGCATCACGGAGGGCGACACCGTCGTGGTGTACGAACGGCACGACTCGATGCGCGCAGTCACCGTCAGCGCCGCCGGCGTACTGCAGAACCGATTCGGCGTCTTCCGCCACGCCGACTGGCTCGGCCGCCACTTCGGATCCAAGGTATTCAGCAGCGGCGGTGTCGGGGGCAAGGGCGGTCGCAAGGCCGGCGGCGGGTTCGTCCACCTCCTCGCGCCCACCCCGGAGCTCTGGACGCTCGTGCTCAGCCACCGGACACAGATCCTCTACATTGCCGATATCAGCCTGGTGGTGGCCTACCTCGAGCTCGTCCCAGGGTGCGTCCTGCTGGAGTCCGGGACAGGCAGCGGTTCGCTCACCACCTCGCTAGCCCGCGCCGTCGCGCCGCACGGGCGCGTGTACACGTTCGATTTCCACGACCAGAGGGCAGACTCGGCAAG GGAAGATTTTGAGAAGAATGGCCTCAGCAGTCTTATTACAGTCGCTGTTCGGGACATACAAGGGGAAGGATTCCCAGATGAGTACTCTGGAGCTGCTGATGCTGTGTTCCTGGACTTACCCCAGCCTTGGCTGGCAATACCGTCAGCTGGTACAATGCTACGACAAGATGGCGTTCTATGCTCCTTCTCACCTTGCATTGAGCAAGTACAGCGTGCTTGTGAAACTATGAGGTCTTGTTTCACAG ATATTAGAACTTTTGAAATCCTTCTTCGCACCTATGAAGTACATGAAGGTGCTCTGAAGAGTGCAACCGCCAACGAAGCCTCTAGCGAGGGTTCTTCACTTCCTGGGAAGAAACGGAAAATTCGGTCAGCTGGAGAAGCCCTGGACAGTTCTCAGACATCGTCTGTTATTGCTAGGCCTTGCAGCACAGCTAGAGGACACACTGGTTACTTGACATTCGCTAGGAAAAGTGTGCATGGGAGCCAAACTGGGGCCGCTGAAGTTTGCCCCACATCTTAG